In the genome of Halobacterium noricense, one region contains:
- the menD gene encoding 2-succinyl-5-enolpyruvyl-6-hydroxy-3-cyclohexene-1-carboxylic-acid synthase has product MSAPNRNTLWARAVVEELVRAGVDAACVCPGSRSTPLTVALAEHDDVQVFSHLDERSAAFFALGRGKRTGKPTPVVSTSGTATANFHPAVMEANQARVPLLVLTADRPPELRDSGANQTVDQTKLYGDAVRHFRELPEPEADDRKLRSLRTSICRAVGETTGANPGPVHLNVPFEKPLEPVEVPGDVPEGFADEHPLAVEGRDGPFADVHQNPTTPDDATLDALARAVESADRGLVVAGPDDAHGLTAEAAAALADATGFPVFADPLSGIRFGDHVSDSRVVGGYDGFLAADDAPLPEPDVVLRFGASPTSKPLRNYLRDSDARQFLVDRAGRWREATFTASDLVVADPTETARALAERVDRSPGDWADRIAELEADYWNAVDAVEREALLEGDVVAAAADDAPDPATVMVSNSMPVRDLDRFARPRSAELTVLGNRGASGIDGITSTGLGAGSATDDPLVVITGDLAYYHDANGLLALDRCEVNETRGVSFARQKSSISGGVDATIVLVNNDGGGIFHMLPIEAYDPPFTSQFKTPHGLDFEPTGDVYGFEFARVETLDGFRDAYRESVGSPGTQVVEVRTDAEASHRERERLAAAVTQDLKD; this is encoded by the coding sequence ATGAGCGCGCCGAACCGCAACACGCTGTGGGCTCGGGCCGTCGTCGAGGAACTCGTCCGCGCGGGCGTGGACGCCGCCTGCGTCTGTCCGGGCAGCCGGTCGACGCCGCTGACCGTCGCGCTCGCCGAACACGACGACGTCCAGGTGTTCTCGCACCTCGACGAGCGGTCGGCGGCGTTCTTCGCACTCGGCCGCGGGAAGCGAACCGGCAAGCCCACGCCCGTCGTCTCGACGTCCGGCACCGCGACTGCGAACTTCCACCCCGCCGTGATGGAGGCCAATCAGGCGCGCGTGCCGCTACTCGTCCTCACGGCCGACCGCCCGCCGGAGCTCCGGGACTCGGGCGCGAACCAGACCGTCGACCAGACCAAGCTCTACGGGGACGCCGTCCGCCACTTCCGCGAACTCCCGGAACCCGAGGCCGACGACCGCAAACTCCGCTCGCTGCGGACCTCGATATGTCGGGCCGTCGGCGAGACGACCGGCGCGAACCCCGGACCCGTCCACCTCAACGTCCCGTTCGAGAAACCCCTCGAACCCGTGGAAGTGCCGGGCGACGTACCCGAGGGCTTCGCCGACGAGCACCCGCTGGCCGTCGAGGGCCGCGACGGGCCGTTCGCCGACGTCCATCAGAATCCCACGACACCCGACGACGCGACGCTCGACGCGCTCGCGAGGGCCGTCGAATCCGCGGACCGCGGGCTCGTCGTCGCGGGGCCGGACGACGCGCACGGCTTGACTGCAGAGGCCGCTGCAGCGCTGGCGGACGCGACCGGCTTCCCGGTGTTCGCGGACCCACTCTCGGGGATTCGATTCGGCGACCACGTCTCCGACTCTCGCGTCGTCGGCGGCTACGACGGCTTCCTCGCCGCGGACGACGCACCCCTCCCCGAGCCGGACGTCGTCCTCCGCTTCGGTGCGTCGCCGACGTCGAAGCCGCTCCGCAACTACCTCCGTGACAGCGACGCCCGCCAGTTCCTCGTCGACCGCGCAGGCAGGTGGCGCGAAGCCACGTTCACCGCGTCTGACCTCGTCGTCGCGGACCCGACCGAGACGGCACGCGCGCTCGCCGAGCGCGTGGACCGCTCCCCGGGCGACTGGGCCGACCGCATCGCGGAACTCGAAGCCGACTACTGGAACGCCGTCGACGCCGTCGAGCGCGAGGCGCTGCTGGAGGGCGACGTGGTCGCAGCGGCGGCCGACGACGCGCCAGACCCCGCTACTGTGATGGTCTCGAACAGCATGCCCGTCCGCGACCTCGACCGGTTCGCACGACCGCGGAGTGCCGAGCTGACCGTGCTCGGGAATCGGGGTGCTTCCGGCATCGACGGCATCACGTCGACGGGACTCGGCGCCGGCAGCGCCACCGACGACCCGCTGGTGGTGATTACGGGCGACCTCGCGTACTACCACGACGCGAACGGCTTGCTCGCGCTCGACCGCTGCGAGGTTAACGAGACGCGAGGCGTCTCGTTCGCACGCCAGAAATCTTCGATTTCTGGGGGCGTGGACGCGACTATCGTGCTCGTGAACAACGACGGCGGCGGCATCTTCCACATGCTCCCCATCGAGGCGTACGACCCGCCGTTCACGAGCCAGTTCAAGACGCCCCACGGCCTCGACTTCGAGCCGACCGGCGACGTCTACGGCTTCGAGTTCGCGCGCGTGGAGACCCTCGACGGCTTCCGGGACGCCTACCGGGAGTCCGTCGGCTCGCCGGGCACGCAGGTCGTCGAAGTGCGGACGGACGCCGAGGCCAGCCACCGCGAGCGCGAACGCCTCGCTGCCGCCGTCACACAGGACCTCAAGGACTAA
- a CDS encoding mandelate racemase/muconate lactonizing enzyme family protein produces MIRAFALPLAHPLETARGTIDERRGFLFARNGGIGEATPLPGWTESLGACEQALEAAESADGWNDALAACEDAPAARHAVSLAKLDAEARDANVSFAHHLAENPAESVPVNATVGDASVEDTVDEVRAAVERGFDTVKVKVGARSVEADVERLRAVRDATDVTLRADANGTWTREQAREAFDAFADLGVEYVEQPLPADDLAGHADLRGGEVGVALDESLTEHALGDVLDAADYVVLKPMALGGVDRALDAVRDARRAGVQPVVTTTVDAVVARTAAVHLAAAIPDVPACGLATSDRLADDLADDPAPVEDGRIRVPETPGHGVSVDLAEVNADA; encoded by the coding sequence ATGATTCGCGCGTTCGCACTCCCGTTGGCCCACCCGCTGGAGACCGCTCGCGGCACTATCGACGAGCGCCGCGGCTTCCTGTTCGCTCGAAACGGCGGCATCGGCGAAGCCACGCCGCTTCCGGGCTGGACTGAATCGCTAGGCGCCTGCGAGCAAGCGCTGGAAGCAGCGGAGAGCGCCGACGGTTGGAACGACGCGCTCGCTGCCTGCGAGGACGCGCCCGCCGCACGCCACGCCGTCTCGCTGGCGAAACTCGACGCCGAGGCGCGCGACGCGAACGTCTCGTTCGCCCACCATCTCGCAGAAAACCCTGCAGAGTCCGTCCCGGTGAATGCCACCGTCGGTGACGCGTCCGTCGAAGACACAGTAGACGAAGTGCGAGCCGCCGTCGAACGCGGCTTCGACACGGTAAAAGTCAAGGTCGGCGCGCGCTCCGTCGAAGCCGATGTCGAACGCCTCCGTGCAGTCCGAGACGCGACTGACGTAACACTTCGCGCGGACGCGAACGGCACGTGGACGCGCGAGCAAGCCCGCGAGGCGTTTGACGCGTTCGCCGACCTCGGCGTCGAGTACGTCGAACAGCCGCTTCCCGCGGACGACCTCGCGGGGCACGCCGACCTCCGTGGCGGCGAGGTCGGCGTCGCGCTCGACGAGTCGCTGACCGAGCACGCGCTCGGCGACGTCCTCGACGCCGCGGATTACGTCGTCCTGAAGCCGATGGCGCTCGGGGGCGTGGACCGCGCACTCGACGCCGTTCGGGACGCTCGTAGAGCAGGAGTCCAACCCGTCGTGACGACGACGGTCGACGCCGTCGTCGCGCGAACTGCCGCCGTCCACCTCGCTGCTGCGATTCCGGACGTGCCGGCGTGCGGGCTCGCGACGTCCGACCGACTCGCCGACGACCTCGCGGACGACCCAGCGCCGGTCGAGGACGGACGGATTCGCGTGCCCGAGACGCCCGGCCACGGCGTCAGCGTCGACCTCGCGGAGGTGAACGCGGATGCGTGA
- a CDS encoding 1,4-dihydroxy-2-naphthoyl-CoA synthase yields MVSDIFDADQWEPVADCDFEDITYHRGVDVDAVRIAFDRPAVRNAFRPGTVDELHEALDHAKRQTDVGCVLLTGNGPSPKDGGWAFCSGGDQSVRGESGYEYRGEDEAATEEDETVQKAKAGRLHILEVQRAIRFMPKPVVAVVPGWAVGGGHSLHVVCDMTLASDEHAKFLQTDPDVASFDAGFGSAYLAKQVGQKKAREIFFRGKTYSAAEAEDMGMVNEVVPHEDLEDVALEWADEMASKSPTAMRMLKYAFNMADDGLVDQQVFAGEATRLGYMTEEAEEGREAFMESRDPDFSDYPWYY; encoded by the coding sequence ATGGTCTCGGACATCTTCGACGCCGACCAGTGGGAGCCGGTCGCGGACTGCGACTTCGAGGACATCACCTACCACCGCGGCGTGGACGTCGACGCGGTCCGCATCGCGTTCGACCGCCCCGCGGTCCGAAACGCGTTCCGCCCGGGCACCGTCGACGAACTCCACGAGGCGCTCGACCACGCGAAACGCCAGACCGACGTCGGGTGTGTGCTCCTCACGGGGAACGGCCCGAGCCCGAAGGACGGCGGCTGGGCGTTCTGCTCTGGCGGCGACCAGTCGGTGCGCGGCGAGTCCGGCTACGAGTATCGCGGCGAAGACGAAGCCGCCACCGAGGAGGACGAGACGGTCCAGAAGGCGAAGGCCGGCCGCCTCCACATCCTAGAGGTCCAGCGTGCGATTCGATTCATGCCCAAGCCAGTCGTCGCGGTCGTCCCCGGGTGGGCGGTCGGCGGCGGGCACTCGCTGCACGTCGTCTGCGACATGACGCTGGCGAGCGACGAGCACGCGAAGTTCCTCCAGACGGACCCCGACGTCGCCTCCTTCGACGCCGGGTTCGGGTCGGCGTACCTCGCCAAGCAGGTCGGCCAGAAGAAGGCCCGCGAGATCTTCTTCCGGGGGAAGACGTACTCCGCCGCGGAAGCCGAGGACATGGGAATGGTCAACGAAGTCGTCCCCCACGAGGACCTGGAGGACGTCGCACTGGAGTGGGCCGACGAGATGGCGTCGAAGTCCCCCACGGCGATGCGGATGCTGAAGTACGCGTTCAACATGGCCGACGACGGTCTCGTCGACCAACAGGTGTTCGCCGGCGAAGCCACCCGCCTCGGCTACATGACTGAGGAAGCGGAGGAAGGCCGCGAGGCGTTCATGGAGAGCCGCGACCCCGACTTCTCGGACTACCCCTGGTACTACTGA
- a CDS encoding UPF0058 family protein — protein MHKDELLDLHEQMVQIKDQFLQFDNVDDDAFRAYEELEVEPSHVHKSKSEHKHAVFLLGNALAAAMSEDEFSNAGRLSKRMKELADDASSKL, from the coding sequence ATGCACAAGGACGAGCTCCTCGACCTCCACGAACAGATGGTGCAGATCAAAGACCAGTTCCTCCAGTTCGACAACGTCGACGACGACGCCTTCCGGGCGTACGAGGAACTCGAAGTCGAGCCGTCTCACGTCCACAAGTCCAAGAGCGAGCACAAGCACGCCGTGTTCCTGCTCGGGAACGCGCTGGCCGCGGCGATGAGCGAGGACGAGTTCTCGAACGCCGGCCGGCTCAGCAAGCGGATGAAGGAGCTCGCCGACGACGCCTCCAGCAAACTGTAA
- a CDS encoding isochorismate synthase — protein sequence MSSLSGEAAARGAVVSRSCRVADVSYRAFLAARDAPRIHWADPDGLELSGVGTAATVTTSGDDRFDAVREWATALFDDTDHDGPAVARPRLLGGFAFHNDHAPGGTWTGFPAAQFVLPEVQLASAGEETWLTVTRAGEDVDPADVEAALEDAREEIESLPAMQPSGPRPGVESTTPTSDEASWREQVEHAVARIEAGDLQKVVLATALRADLAGDLDPRDLLERLRQSYPSCFRFLVEPTGDAAFLGATPERLVTLQDTSVETVGLAGSVGRGDTPEEDAELAARLRDSEKISHEQRLVTDTIAAQLGAFGDVSVGERSVRKLSNIQHLSTPITADVSEDTHVLDVAEALHPTPAVGGLPPDAALDVIRETETFDRGWYAAPVGWFDGDGDGTFAVGLRSAVARDQTVTMFAGNGIVADSDPSEEYEEVQLKYQPILDELRR from the coding sequence ATGAGTTCTCTGTCCGGCGAAGCGGCCGCCCGCGGGGCGGTCGTGAGCAGGAGCTGCCGGGTGGCCGACGTCTCCTATCGGGCGTTCCTGGCGGCCCGGGACGCGCCCCGCATCCACTGGGCGGACCCGGACGGCCTCGAACTGTCCGGCGTCGGCACCGCCGCCACGGTGACGACGTCCGGCGACGACCGCTTCGACGCCGTCCGCGAGTGGGCGACCGCGCTGTTCGACGACACGGACCACGACGGCCCTGCGGTCGCCCGCCCCCGATTACTGGGTGGGTTCGCGTTCCACAACGACCACGCCCCCGGCGGCACGTGGACCGGGTTCCCCGCTGCGCAGTTCGTGCTCCCCGAGGTCCAGTTGGCGAGCGCGGGCGAGGAGACGTGGCTGACTGTCACGCGAGCGGGCGAGGATGTCGACCCCGCCGACGTCGAGGCGGCGCTCGAGGATGCCCGCGAGGAAATCGAGTCGCTGCCCGCGATGCAGCCGAGCGGCCCCCGGCCCGGCGTCGAATCGACTACTCCCACGAGCGACGAGGCGTCGTGGCGCGAGCAGGTCGAGCACGCCGTCGCCCGCATCGAAGCCGGCGACCTCCAGAAGGTCGTACTCGCGACCGCACTGCGCGCGGACCTCGCGGGCGACCTCGACCCCCGCGACCTGCTGGAGCGCCTGCGCCAGTCGTACCCGTCGTGTTTCCGCTTCCTCGTGGAGCCGACCGGCGACGCCGCGTTCCTCGGCGCGACCCCCGAACGCCTCGTGACACTCCAGGACACCAGCGTGGAGACGGTCGGGCTCGCGGGCTCGGTCGGCCGCGGCGACACGCCCGAGGAGGACGCCGAACTCGCCGCACGGCTCCGGGATAGCGAGAAAATCAGCCACGAACAGCGCCTCGTCACCGACACCATCGCCGCCCAACTCGGCGCGTTCGGCGACGTCTCCGTGGGCGAGCGCAGCGTCCGCAAGCTCTCGAACATCCAGCACCTGAGCACGCCGATTACCGCGGACGTGAGCGAGGACACGCACGTGCTCGACGTCGCCGAAGCCCTGCACCCGACACCTGCCGTCGGCGGGCTGCCGCCGGACGCGGCCTTGGACGTGATTCGGGAGACCGAGACGTTCGACCGCGGCTGGTACGCCGCGCCCGTCGGCTGGTTCGACGGCGACGGCGACGGCACGTTCGCGGTCGGCCTGCGGTCGGCGGTCGCCCGCGACCAGACGGTGACGATGTTCGCAGGCAACGGCATCGTCGCGGACAGCGACCCCAGCGAGGAGTACGAGGAAGTCCAACTCAAGTACCAGCCGATTCTGGACGAGCTCCGCCGATGA
- a CDS encoding sensor histidine kinase, whose product MSVLPLRSADSVPERLVVTAVALSLLVVAEGVVRLLDGGLADGAQLLFAGEFLVGVLTMVPFVVGIAYAGYWLDRSTIEPSAYTRVWWWTVVGTAASLVLNVALMAVLPVESTLLAVAWLRWAVAVGAGLGVAIGVTEARAIQQATEAERNAVRAEHLEVQRDLLDYLNSLLRHEVLNASNVISGYADLLRAEHEEGTPGYEHSETIRRKSEEVTRVVQDVRVLLHATEERTDFERVDVVPILRDEVEKLADLDEAVVVETDLPESAVVYADALLPRVFGNVLANAVEHNDSDPPKVWVRGRVNEDTVSIDVEDNGPGVPEEDVPTLFERPSRRAADHGLGLYLVARLVKHYCGTVELVETGPEGSTFRITLPREPPEEATASPFVDPFSDERAEQPERDGDGQ is encoded by the coding sequence ATGAGCGTGCTGCCGCTCCGTTCGGCGGACTCGGTCCCGGAGCGGTTAGTCGTCACTGCAGTCGCGTTGAGCCTGCTCGTCGTCGCAGAGGGCGTCGTCCGCCTGCTGGACGGCGGGCTCGCGGACGGGGCGCAACTCCTGTTCGCGGGCGAGTTCCTCGTGGGTGTACTCACGATGGTGCCGTTCGTCGTGGGCATCGCGTACGCGGGGTACTGGCTCGATCGGAGTACCATCGAGCCCAGCGCCTACACTCGCGTCTGGTGGTGGACGGTCGTCGGCACCGCTGCCTCCCTCGTGCTGAACGTCGCGCTGATGGCCGTCCTCCCGGTCGAATCGACGCTGCTGGCGGTCGCGTGGCTGCGCTGGGCCGTCGCGGTCGGTGCCGGCCTCGGGGTCGCCATCGGCGTGACCGAGGCGCGGGCCATCCAGCAGGCGACGGAAGCCGAGCGCAACGCCGTCCGCGCCGAACACCTCGAAGTCCAGCGGGATCTCCTCGACTACCTCAACAGCCTGCTGCGCCACGAGGTGTTGAATGCCTCGAACGTCATCTCGGGGTACGCCGACCTCCTGCGCGCCGAACACGAGGAGGGGACGCCCGGGTACGAGCACAGCGAGACGATACGCCGCAAGAGCGAGGAGGTGACGCGAGTGGTGCAGGACGTCCGCGTGCTGTTGCACGCCACCGAGGAGCGCACGGACTTCGAGCGCGTCGACGTCGTCCCGATTCTCCGCGACGAGGTCGAGAAGCTCGCGGACCTCGACGAGGCCGTGGTCGTCGAGACGGACCTCCCGGAGTCGGCGGTCGTCTACGCGGACGCGCTGCTCCCGCGCGTGTTCGGGAACGTGCTCGCGAACGCCGTCGAGCACAACGACAGCGACCCGCCCAAGGTGTGGGTTCGCGGGCGCGTGAACGAGGACACCGTCAGCATCGACGTCGAGGACAACGGTCCGGGCGTCCCCGAGGAGGACGTGCCGACGCTGTTCGAGCGGCCGTCGCGCCGGGCCGCCGACCACGGCCTCGGGCTGTATCTGGTCGCGCGACTCGTCAAGCACTACTGCGGGACCGTCGAACTGGTCGAAACTGGGCCAGAAGGGTCGACGTTCCGCATCACGCTCCCCCGCGAGCCGCCGGAAGAAGCCACTGCGTCACCGTTCGTCGACCCGTTCAGCGACGAGCGAGCCGAACAGCCCGAGCGTGACGGGGACGGTCAGTAG
- a CDS encoding DUF7120 family protein, protein MPQIEVNIPDQIEMQIAQLVEQGEFVSREEAVEQLLSSGIRAYKTSGPSEEEEGAGLESEGGMMGHEDEYVF, encoded by the coding sequence ATGCCCCAGATCGAAGTCAACATCCCGGACCAGATCGAGATGCAGATTGCACAGCTCGTCGAACAGGGGGAGTTCGTCAGCCGCGAGGAGGCCGTCGAACAGCTGCTGTCGTCGGGAATTCGCGCGTACAAGACCAGCGGACCCTCGGAGGAAGAGGAGGGCGCCGGCCTCGAAAGCGAGGGCGGCATGATGGGCCACGAGGACGAGTACGTCTTCTAA
- a CDS encoding 1,4-dihydroxy-2-naphthoate polyprenyltransferase: MTDTADVSRREAWLIAARPHTLPVAAAPILVAVGLAVRDGVFAPLPAFAAFVGAALIQIGTNFANDYYDAVQGADTEEREGFTRVTAGGLIEPGEVKRAMYLTFAAAILVGTYLVWVGGVPILVVGLVSVASGIAYTGGPYPLGYHGLGDLFVFIFFGVVAVTGAYYVQAASFVAEIPVGIPEGSVTLASVVASLPIAAIATNVLVVNNVRDREEDRKTGKRTLAVRFGYTFSRVQFAAMLVLAYAVPVWFFARTGELAVFLPYLSLPLAARVTKTIFTRTDGDALNPALTRTGQLLALYALLFGVGLAV; the protein is encoded by the coding sequence ATGACCGATACGGCTGACGTCTCCCGGCGGGAAGCGTGGCTCATCGCCGCGCGCCCGCACACGCTGCCCGTCGCCGCCGCCCCAATCCTGGTCGCGGTCGGACTCGCGGTCCGCGACGGCGTGTTCGCGCCGCTGCCCGCGTTCGCCGCGTTCGTCGGCGCCGCACTCATCCAGATCGGCACGAACTTCGCGAACGACTACTACGACGCCGTGCAGGGTGCCGACACCGAGGAACGCGAGGGATTCACGCGCGTGACCGCCGGCGGCCTCATCGAGCCCGGCGAAGTGAAGCGCGCGATGTACCTCACGTTCGCCGCGGCTATCCTCGTCGGCACCTACCTCGTCTGGGTAGGCGGCGTCCCCATCCTCGTCGTCGGCCTCGTGAGCGTCGCCTCCGGCATCGCGTACACGGGCGGCCCGTACCCGCTGGGCTACCACGGCCTCGGCGACCTCTTCGTGTTCATTTTCTTCGGCGTCGTCGCAGTCACGGGCGCATACTACGTGCAGGCCGCCAGTTTCGTGGCCGAAATCCCGGTCGGCATCCCCGAGGGCTCGGTGACGCTGGCGTCGGTCGTCGCGAGCCTCCCCATCGCCGCCATCGCGACGAACGTCCTCGTCGTGAACAACGTCCGCGACCGCGAGGAGGACAGGAAAACGGGCAAGCGCACGCTCGCCGTCCGCTTCGGCTACACGTTCTCCCGCGTCCAGTTCGCGGCGATGCTCGTGCTCGCGTACGCCGTGCCGGTGTGGTTCTTCGCGCGCACCGGCGAACTCGCGGTGTTCCTGCCGTACCTCTCGCTCCCGCTCGCCGCGCGCGTCACGAAGACCATCTTCACCCGGACCGACGGCGACGCGCTCAACCCCGCGCTCACGCGCACCGGGCAACTGCTCGCGCTGTACGCGCTCCTGTTCGGCGTCGGGCTTGCAGTATGA
- a CDS encoding sulfite oxidase-like oxidoreductase: protein MTVVDVTDLYEEFGDDRLPPGQRETSKFPVLSKGGTPNWDHEEWTFTVTGAVENELSLSYDEFRDLDSVTQRQDFHCVTGWSKLDCEFTGVTFPRLANLAGVHEDVTTVMFHALDGYTTNLPLEDCMREEVLFTWAFDGDDLPREHGGPLRVVTPHKYAYKGAKWVDGVEFLTEPERGYWEKRGYSNTADPWAEDRYS from the coding sequence ATGACTGTCGTGGACGTCACGGACCTCTACGAGGAGTTCGGCGACGACCGGCTGCCACCCGGCCAGCGCGAGACGTCGAAGTTCCCCGTGCTGTCGAAAGGCGGCACGCCGAACTGGGACCACGAAGAGTGGACGTTCACGGTAACAGGGGCCGTCGAGAACGAACTATCCTTGTCCTACGACGAATTTCGGGACCTCGACAGCGTCACGCAGCGCCAGGACTTCCACTGCGTCACCGGCTGGTCGAAACTCGACTGCGAGTTCACGGGCGTCACGTTCCCCCGTCTGGCGAACCTCGCGGGCGTCCACGAGGACGTGACGACGGTGATGTTCCACGCCCTCGACGGCTACACGACGAACCTCCCCCTGGAGGACTGCATGCGCGAGGAAGTCCTGTTCACGTGGGCGTTCGACGGCGACGACCTCCCCCGCGAGCACGGCGGCCCGCTGCGCGTCGTCACCCCACACAAGTACGCCTACAAGGGCGCGAAGTGGGTCGACGGCGTGGAGTTCCTCACGGAGCCCGAGCGCGGCTACTGGGAGAAGCGCGGCTACTCGAACACCGCCGACCCGTGGGCCGAAGACCGCTACAGCTAG
- a CDS encoding BCCT family transporter, whose amino-acid sequence MTAGFWYLLGLDEATWPERALFGVTMAAMVALAAFGFARPSALSTALNGAFEWVLTYFGWWFILLGFVLLLLVLGVTFSRYGRLRIGGPDAEPEFDTLSWLSMVFTVGFGASILIWGVGEPISIVQNPPPQPYPVEGASIESLALAFMFVHEAFPGLAMWYLPVALAFGVIVYTQGVGEYKVSSMLSGIIDPDSYPGFHWAVDLAAIVASIGGIATTLGFSSQTMAAILGGVFGLEANVLTYGIFALIGAVFLTDVWLGLRKGIRNAARATMLFIVAAMALLVVVGPTLFIFELGLDATGVWLGNMTRLMLYTDPMSAGNWAANWTGFWWAWWAAWSIFVGSFVARVSKGRTIREMFAVLVVAPAFLSWLQHLIIGGWVLSPEYVGPVSEAWAANGIPAAIVTALNSTPYGTVLAVLFVFVIAGYIITSLDSAVFMISAITLGDEDPNARNRAWWGALLAGFGMMALELESFQAIEALSPILALPFTVFLVAVVYASYVAARDYAEGHDRVDVDPGSLLSEQDRASDVQPADDD is encoded by the coding sequence ATGACTGCTGGCTTCTGGTACCTGCTCGGCCTCGACGAGGCGACGTGGCCCGAGCGCGCGCTCTTCGGCGTCACGATGGCCGCGATGGTCGCGCTCGCGGCCTTCGGGTTCGCCCGCCCGAGCGCGCTCAGCACGGCGCTCAACGGGGCCTTCGAGTGGGTTCTCACGTACTTCGGCTGGTGGTTCATCCTGCTCGGGTTCGTGCTGTTGTTGCTCGTGCTCGGGGTCACGTTCTCCCGGTACGGCCGCCTGCGCATCGGTGGCCCGGACGCCGAACCGGAGTTCGACACGCTCTCGTGGCTCTCGATGGTGTTCACCGTCGGGTTCGGCGCGTCCATCCTCATCTGGGGCGTCGGCGAACCCATCTCCATCGTCCAGAACCCCCCGCCACAGCCCTACCCGGTGGAGGGCGCGTCCATCGAGTCGCTGGCGCTGGCGTTCATGTTCGTCCACGAGGCGTTCCCCGGCCTGGCGATGTGGTACCTCCCCGTCGCGCTCGCGTTCGGCGTCATCGTCTACACGCAGGGCGTCGGCGAGTACAAGGTCTCCTCGATGCTGTCGGGCATTATCGACCCCGACTCGTATCCGGGCTTCCACTGGGCGGTCGACCTCGCTGCCATCGTCGCCAGCATCGGCGGCATCGCCACCACGCTCGGGTTCAGCTCGCAGACGATGGCCGCCATCCTCGGCGGCGTCTTCGGGCTGGAGGCGAACGTCCTCACGTACGGCATCTTCGCGCTCATCGGCGCGGTGTTCCTCACGGACGTCTGGCTCGGCCTCCGCAAGGGCATCCGGAACGCCGCCCGCGCGACCATGCTGTTCATCGTCGCCGCGATGGCGCTGTTGGTGGTCGTCGGGCCGACGCTGTTCATCTTCGAACTCGGGCTCGACGCCACCGGCGTCTGGCTCGGCAACATGACGCGGCTGATGCTGTACACCGACCCGATGTCCGCCGGCAACTGGGCCGCCAACTGGACCGGCTTCTGGTGGGCGTGGTGGGCGGCGTGGAGCATCTTCGTCGGGAGCTTCGTCGCGCGCGTCTCGAAGGGCCGCACCATCCGCGAAATGTTCGCCGTGCTCGTCGTCGCGCCCGCGTTCCTCTCGTGGCTGCAACACCTCATCATCGGCGGCTGGGTGCTCTCCCCGGAGTACGTCGGCCCCGTCAGCGAGGCGTGGGCCGCCAACGGCATCCCCGCCGCCATCGTCACCGCGCTGAACAGCACGCCATACGGCACGGTGCTGGCGGTGCTGTTCGTGTTCGTCATCGCGGGCTACATCATCACGTCGCTGGACTCGGCGGTGTTCATGATTTCCGCCATCACGCTCGGCGACGAGGACCCCAACGCCCGGAACCGCGCGTGGTGGGGCGCGCTGCTCGCCGGCTTCGGGATGATGGCGCTGGAACTGGAGAGCTTCCAGGCCATCGAGGCGCTGTCGCCGATACTCGCGCTCCCGTTCACGGTCTTCCTCGTGGCGGTCGTCTACGCGAGCTACGTCGCCGCCCGCGACTACGCCGAGGGCCACGACCGCGTGGACGTCGACCCCGGGTCGCTGCTCTCCGAGCAGGACCGCGCGAGTGACGTCCAGCCCGCCGACGACGACTGA